From a region of the Sulfuriferula plumbiphila genome:
- the thiS gene encoding sulfur carrier protein ThiS, which yields MIELTINGAAKQFPQPLNLTQLIAGLELAGKRIAIERNGEIVPRSQFDAVALASGDRLEIVVAVGGG from the coding sequence TTGATCGAACTCACCATTAACGGCGCGGCCAAACAATTTCCGCAGCCACTCAACCTTACCCAGCTGATAGCCGGTCTGGAATTGGCTGGCAAACGCATCGCCATCGAACGCAACGGCGAGATCGTGCCGCGCAGTCAGTTCGACGCTGTGGCGTTGGCATCCGGCGACCGGCTGGAAATCGTGGTCGCTGTCGGCGGCGGTTAG